In Blastopirellula sp. J2-11, a single genomic region encodes these proteins:
- a CDS encoding DUF4416 family protein — protein sequence MGDLKPPRFVLRIVAAFSRYGEALEWGKSQLISQWGPLALESPYFDLVETDYYDDEMGPGLKKCFWAFEDLADSSTLADWKHASNALEVECQQLARWPESRPLNLDPGYITEAKLVLATTKDRSHRIYLRDGIFAEITLQYYQKRWTGAAWTYPDYQRADFQAFFDECRGYLRKQLRQNPA from the coding sequence ATGGGCGATCTCAAACCTCCACGCTTCGTACTGCGGATCGTCGCCGCATTTAGTCGCTACGGCGAAGCGCTTGAGTGGGGCAAATCTCAGTTGATCTCCCAATGGGGACCGCTCGCGCTGGAGAGCCCTTACTTCGACCTGGTCGAAACCGACTACTACGACGACGAAATGGGACCAGGGCTGAAAAAGTGCTTCTGGGCTTTCGAGGATTTGGCCGACAGTTCGACGCTCGCCGATTGGAAGCATGCGTCCAACGCGCTCGAGGTCGAGTGCCAACAGTTGGCTCGTTGGCCCGAAAGCCGACCGCTCAATCTAGATCCCGGCTATATCACCGAAGCGAAACTCGTGTTGGCGACCACCAAAGATCGGAGCCACCGAATTTATCTGCGTGACGGCATCTTCGCCGAGATCACGCTCCAGTACTATCAAAAACGGTGGACCGGGGCCGCATGGACCTATCCCGACTACCAGCGGGCCGATTTTCAGGCCTTTTTTGACGAATGTCGCGGTTATTTGCGAAAACAATTGCGTCAAAACCCTGCGTAA
- a CDS encoding multiheme c-type cytochrome — translation MLTIPVRTLPATLVLLALTFALVIGCQKTETGGPEAPPTSVASPVDVAAPKAPDKSPQAMKEETPQTPSLEKPAATDSPAASNDPPPLPARELFAGWTKPRLALFLTGEQHGYIEPCGCTGLTNQKGGLNRRFTFLKQLREERGWDVVALDAGNQVRRFGRQAEIKFQTTANAIKQMNYDAITFGPDDLRLSVDEVFVAVADVNPDKMRYFAANASLLGATPRYRILEKDGLKIGVTGVFGDSRRGQVANDEVEFQPALEGLAMVWPELEAAKCDLYVLLASASLEESREYARKFPGFRLIVSAGGAGEPTLEMEKIEGTDSQMVQVGVKGMFAGVVGIYGDHAEELKYERVPLDARFPDSDEMMTLLANYQQQLEALGWGGLGIKPIEHPTGRQFVGSQVCGECHTTAMEIWEKTPHAHATETLVHPPERFEVARNFDPECIACHAVGWNQSQYVPYKSGYLSLEETPLMTGVGCENCHGPGAEHVAAEQGELMLSDEQIAELRQSMQLPLETARQTCIKCHDIDNSPDFHPADTFDSYWEQIEHYGVD, via the coding sequence ATGTTGACGATCCCAGTCCGCACTCTTCCAGCGACTCTGGTTCTCCTTGCACTCACTTTTGCGTTGGTTATTGGCTGCCAAAAGACAGAGACCGGAGGGCCTGAAGCGCCGCCGACCAGCGTCGCTTCGCCGGTTGATGTTGCTGCGCCTAAGGCGCCTGACAAGTCACCGCAGGCGATGAAGGAGGAAACGCCGCAGACTCCGAGCCTGGAAAAGCCTGCGGCGACCGATTCTCCTGCGGCGAGTAACGATCCGCCGCCGCTGCCGGCTCGTGAGCTCTTCGCCGGTTGGACCAAGCCGCGGCTTGCTCTCTTTTTGACCGGTGAGCAACATGGCTATATCGAGCCCTGCGGCTGCACCGGGCTCACCAATCAAAAAGGGGGACTCAACCGCCGCTTTACTTTTTTGAAGCAATTGCGGGAAGAACGGGGCTGGGACGTTGTCGCGCTCGACGCCGGCAATCAAGTCCGTCGCTTTGGTCGTCAGGCCGAGATCAAGTTTCAAACGACCGCCAATGCGATCAAGCAGATGAACTACGACGCGATCACGTTTGGACCCGATGACCTGCGGCTTTCGGTGGACGAAGTCTTTGTCGCCGTCGCCGACGTAAATCCCGATAAGATGCGTTATTTCGCCGCCAACGCCAGCTTGCTTGGCGCCACTCCCCGCTATCGCATTCTCGAAAAAGATGGCTTGAAGATCGGCGTCACCGGCGTCTTTGGCGATAGCCGCCGTGGTCAGGTCGCCAATGATGAAGTCGAATTCCAGCCTGCGCTGGAAGGATTGGCGATGGTTTGGCCCGAGTTGGAAGCGGCCAAGTGCGATTTGTACGTGCTGTTAGCGAGCGCTTCGCTCGAGGAGAGCCGCGAGTATGCGCGCAAGTTTCCTGGTTTTCGCCTGATCGTTTCGGCCGGCGGCGCCGGCGAACCGACCTTGGAAATGGAAAAGATTGAAGGGACTGACTCGCAAATGGTGCAGGTCGGCGTCAAAGGAATGTTCGCCGGCGTCGTCGGCATTTACGGCGACCATGCCGAAGAGCTGAAATACGAACGCGTGCCGCTCGACGCTCGTTTTCCCGATTCCGACGAGATGATGACCCTGCTGGCCAACTACCAACAGCAACTCGAAGCGCTCGGTTGGGGAGGTCTGGGGATCAAGCCGATTGAGCATCCGACCGGTCGTCAATTTGTCGGCAGCCAAGTCTGCGGCGAGTGTCATACGACGGCGATGGAGATCTGGGAAAAGACGCCGCATGCGCATGCGACCGAAACGTTGGTCCATCCGCCAGAGCGTTTTGAAGTGGCGCGCAACTTTGATCCCGAGTGTATCGCGTGTCACGCCGTCGGTTGGAATCAGTCGCAGTACGTGCCGTACAAGTCCGGCTATCTCTCGCTCGAAGAAACGCCGCTGATGACCGGCGTCGGCTGCGAAAACTGTCACGGTCCCGGCGCTGAACATGTCGCCGCCGAACAAGGCGAGTTAATGCTCTCCGACGAGCAGATCGCCGAGCTTCGCCAGTCGATGCAACTGCCGCTCGAAACGGCGCGTCAGACCTGCATCAAGTGTCATGACATCGACAACAGCCCTGACTTCCATCCAGCCGATACGTTTGACTCGTATTGGGAACAGATCGAGCACTATGGGGTCGATTAG
- a CDS encoding porin: MKTDWKTAMLAVGMLVGSTTFAVAQQPGYYNAGKVSYVGEQVTVSDCGCATDTACDSCGGCDSCNSCGCQSSCCGIDWFPCCGHGDQWSLFGENDCGVTIGGWVSGGFYANAGGVRSNTGNDPVAFRGISNTPTVDQVWIYAEKLADAETYCFDLGYRADFVWGADGPDTQSFGHGERDAWDNGWDTAKDLGSGTDLYGSAIPQLYGTAAWGDWEVKVGHFYTTIGYEVVTAPDNFFYSHAYTMNYGEPFTHTGAMATYSGIENLTLNGGWVAAWDTGFDFYEAGSMFLGGASATLSDKATLTWQCVGGSFGKNGGDSYMNSFVFDYDLGCGWNYVFQHDLGVQYNLFDDAGAPADNAYWYGINQYLFKEINECWKVGTRVEWFDDEDGSRVGNGAGSYYAFSVGANWTPNANLIVRPELRWDKFDNNTGATPFYDGAKDNGFFGGMDVILLY; the protein is encoded by the coding sequence ATGAAAACGGATTGGAAGACGGCGATGCTCGCCGTCGGCATGCTGGTCGGATCGACCACGTTTGCCGTTGCTCAACAACCTGGCTATTACAATGCCGGCAAAGTGAGCTACGTCGGCGAACAGGTCACCGTCAGCGATTGCGGTTGTGCCACGGATACGGCCTGCGATTCATGCGGTGGATGTGACTCTTGCAACTCATGTGGTTGTCAGAGCAGCTGCTGTGGTATCGATTGGTTCCCGTGCTGCGGCCATGGTGACCAATGGTCGCTGTTTGGCGAAAATGATTGTGGCGTGACGATTGGTGGATGGGTTTCCGGCGGCTTTTACGCCAATGCCGGCGGCGTGCGGTCGAACACCGGTAATGACCCGGTCGCCTTCCGCGGCATCTCCAACACGCCGACGGTCGATCAGGTTTGGATTTACGCGGAGAAACTCGCGGACGCCGAAACCTACTGCTTTGACCTTGGTTACCGTGCTGACTTCGTCTGGGGCGCCGATGGCCCGGACACCCAATCGTTCGGTCACGGCGAACGTGATGCTTGGGACAATGGTTGGGACACGGCGAAGGATCTCGGCAGCGGAACGGATCTGTACGGCTCGGCCATTCCGCAGTTGTACGGAACCGCTGCTTGGGGCGATTGGGAAGTCAAAGTCGGTCACTTCTACACCACGATTGGTTACGAAGTCGTTACCGCTCCTGACAACTTCTTCTATTCGCACGCTTACACGATGAACTATGGCGAACCGTTTACTCACACCGGCGCCATGGCCACCTACAGCGGTATTGAGAACTTGACGCTGAACGGCGGTTGGGTTGCGGCTTGGGACACCGGTTTCGACTTCTATGAAGCTGGATCGATGTTCCTGGGCGGAGCCAGCGCCACGCTGAGCGACAAGGCGACTTTGACTTGGCAGTGCGTTGGCGGTTCGTTCGGTAAGAACGGCGGCGACTCGTACATGAACAGCTTTGTGTTTGACTACGATCTGGGTTGCGGCTGGAACTATGTGTTCCAACACGACTTGGGCGTTCAGTACAACCTGTTCGACGATGCCGGCGCTCCTGCCGACAACGCCTACTGGTACGGTATCAACCAATACTTGTTCAAAGAAATCAACGAGTGCTGGAAGGTCGGTACCCGTGTTGAATGGTTCGACGATGAAGACGGATCCCGCGTTGGTAACGGAGCCGGTAGCTACTACGCTTTCAGCGTGGGCGCCAACTGGACCCCGAACGCGAACCTGATCGTTCGTCCGGAACTGCGTTGGGACAAGTTTGACAACAACACCGGCGCCACCCCGTTCTACGACGGCGCCAAAGACAACGGTTTCTTCGGCGGCATGGACGTGATCCTGCTGTACTAA
- a CDS encoding DUF1559 domain-containing protein yields the protein MKRHAPGNRLRAGFTLVELLVVIAIIGILVGLTLPAVQQAREAARRAQCTNNLKQIGLALINYDSTHKTLPMASTISDASGPHHFSWISQILPQMEQTALYDRLDWTLPAGHSDNAGYLTTKVEFLVCPSDPNGDPGEELGNVMSSNYSGAEGLYSDNGANLFGGSTGNSLPTALSGTNIDTGGRMDLNGIFRPGRATRFAKIKDGASNTIMAAETTVAGYDAGESRFLDDSYSRTAFIGAYESTSGSEALGWDDYVASGSYDGYVPASPALPSGSSAKLITPTYQAQYAINANGNGASTPHNVLISVLGDGSVQTVPLTVDGVVWVQLNCMADASVFEKP from the coding sequence ATGAAGCGCCACGCCCCAGGTAACCGCCTGCGCGCCGGTTTTACCCTCGTTGAACTCCTGGTCGTGATCGCGATCATCGGCATCCTGGTCGGCTTAACGCTTCCCGCGGTGCAGCAAGCTCGCGAAGCGGCCCGTCGCGCCCAATGCACGAATAATCTGAAACAGATCGGCTTGGCGCTAATCAATTACGATTCGACGCACAAGACGCTGCCGATGGCCTCCACGATTTCGGACGCATCGGGACCTCATCACTTCAGTTGGATTTCACAGATACTTCCGCAGATGGAACAAACGGCCCTCTATGACCGGCTTGACTGGACGTTGCCGGCAGGCCACAGCGACAATGCTGGGTACCTGACGACGAAGGTGGAATTCCTGGTTTGTCCGTCGGATCCCAACGGCGATCCCGGGGAAGAGCTAGGGAACGTCATGTCGTCGAATTATTCCGGCGCTGAGGGGCTTTACTCAGACAATGGGGCGAACCTCTTTGGCGGCAGCACCGGCAATTCGCTTCCTACGGCTTTGAGCGGCACGAATATCGACACCGGCGGACGAATGGACTTGAACGGCATTTTTCGACCGGGCCGTGCGACAAGATTCGCGAAGATCAAAGACGGCGCTTCCAATACAATTATGGCCGCCGAAACGACGGTGGCCGGGTATGACGCCGGCGAATCACGATTCCTCGATGACTCCTATTCGCGTACGGCGTTCATTGGCGCCTACGAATCGACGAGCGGTAGCGAAGCTCTCGGCTGGGACGACTATGTCGCATCAGGATCCTACGACGGGTATGTTCCAGCAAGTCCAGCGCTTCCTTCGGGCTCAAGCGCCAAATTAATTACCCCTACCTATCAGGCGCAATATGCGATCAACGCAAATGGTAATGGAGCCTCGACGCCGCACAATGTTTTGATCTCGGTCTTAGGCGATGGATCGGTGCAAACCGTACCGCTGACGGTCGATGGGGTCGTCTGGGTTCAATTGAATTGCATGGCGGACGCATCGGTCTTTGAAAAACCGTAA
- a CDS encoding MraY family glycosyltransferase, whose amino-acid sequence MTWSPLVAFSLIAAAAIPSFLISLVATAIVRANAQKWGLLDQPNDRKVHVTPTPLGGGIGIWVGLVGTLALAQLVVGLIGNMPISEGAWPPVIASLVEMAHQHFDGFVQQSLKLWALVAGASILMIIGLIDDRIGLSWKIRLAVQMAIAALFVIGFDWKLSFYLDLPWLQYIVSILWIVAMINSFNMLDNMDGLSAGVATIAASIMAAVLLIAPDPGSAGPQLFTAGFLLVLSGSMLGFLWHNQPPAKIFMGDAGSYLIGFCIAIMSIIATFSGYGEGARHAVLAPLCILAVPLFDLVTVLAIRIREGRSPFQPDKSHVSHRLVELGFTKTQAVLTIYLMTATCGLGAVLLHRVDWVGAVIVLLMEFCVLALIGVIESTARRSRRDS is encoded by the coding sequence GTGACCTGGAGCCCGCTCGTCGCCTTTTCGCTGATCGCAGCCGCGGCTATTCCCAGTTTTCTCATTTCTCTGGTGGCGACGGCCATTGTCAGAGCGAATGCGCAAAAGTGGGGATTGCTCGACCAGCCGAACGACCGCAAAGTGCATGTCACTCCAACTCCACTCGGTGGCGGAATCGGCATCTGGGTCGGATTGGTAGGCACGCTGGCGCTGGCGCAACTGGTCGTCGGTTTGATTGGGAACATGCCGATCTCCGAAGGAGCATGGCCGCCGGTGATTGCGTCGTTGGTCGAGATGGCGCATCAACACTTTGACGGCTTCGTCCAGCAATCGCTTAAACTGTGGGCGTTAGTCGCGGGCGCATCGATCTTGATGATCATCGGACTGATCGACGATCGGATCGGTTTATCCTGGAAGATTCGCCTGGCCGTACAAATGGCGATCGCCGCTCTCTTTGTGATCGGATTTGACTGGAAGCTCAGCTTTTATCTCGATCTTCCTTGGTTGCAATACATCGTCTCGATTCTCTGGATCGTCGCGATGATCAACTCGTTCAATATGCTCGACAATATGGATGGCCTCTCGGCCGGAGTAGCGACAATCGCTGCGTCGATTATGGCGGCAGTGCTGTTGATCGCTCCCGATCCAGGCTCGGCCGGACCGCAATTGTTTACGGCCGGTTTTTTACTGGTTCTCTCTGGCTCCATGCTCGGATTTTTGTGGCACAATCAACCGCCGGCAAAAATTTTTATGGGAGACGCTGGCAGCTATTTGATTGGATTTTGCATCGCGATCATGTCGATCATCGCCACCTTCTCCGGTTATGGCGAAGGGGCGCGACATGCAGTGCTGGCTCCGCTATGCATCTTGGCGGTGCCGCTGTTTGATCTGGTCACTGTGTTGGCGATTCGTATCCGCGAAGGAAGAAGTCCGTTTCAGCCTGACAAGAGTCACGTCTCGCATCGACTTGTCGAACTTGGTTTCACCAAAACTCAGGCGGTGCTGACGATCTATCTGATGACGGCGACCTGCGGATTGGGAGCGGTGTTATTGCATCGCGTCGATTGGGTCGGCGCTGTGATCGTGCTCTTGATGGAATTTTGCGTGTTGGCGCTGATCGGCGTCATTGAATCGACCGCTAGACGCTCTCGAAGAGATTCATGA
- the proS gene encoding proline--tRNA ligase, protein MAKAPQNAISPTRADDYPEWYQQVIKAADLAEVSPVRGCMVIKPWGWSIWENMQAVLDGMFKETGHENAYFPLFIPMSFLEKEAEHVEGFAKECAVVTHHRLEPGPNGGLTPAGKLDEPLIVRPTSETIIGAMYAKWVQSYRDLPILINQWANVVRWELRTRMFLRTTEFLWQEGHTAHATAEEAIAETRQMLEVYADFAENYMAMPVIKGEKTSWERFPGASMTLSIESMMQDRKALQAGTSHFLGQNFSKAQEIKFQTQEGTEEFAWTTSWGVSTRLVGGLIMTHSDDDGLIVPPRLAPKHIVLLPIYRNDEERAAVLAYVDQLNSALKGVQYHGAPVRVLIDDRDIRGGEKTWQHIKKGVPLRAEIGPRDVASDSVFLARRDQSPKDKKGTPKAELIATITTLLDEIQSNLFERAKKLRDDNSRTIDKLEELVAYFTPKNEDRPEIHGGFAYCHCADDKAVEEALKKLKLTVRCIPIEGEDEPGECIFTGKPAQRRAVIAKAY, encoded by the coding sequence ATGGCGAAGGCTCCTCAAAACGCGATCTCCCCGACGCGAGCCGATGACTATCCGGAATGGTATCAACAGGTGATCAAAGCGGCCGATCTGGCCGAAGTTTCACCCGTTCGCGGCTGCATGGTCATCAAGCCGTGGGGATGGTCCATTTGGGAAAACATGCAGGCAGTCCTCGACGGCATGTTCAAAGAGACCGGGCACGAAAATGCCTATTTCCCCCTCTTTATACCGATGAGCTTTCTGGAAAAAGAAGCCGAGCATGTAGAAGGTTTCGCCAAAGAATGCGCCGTCGTCACGCATCATCGGTTGGAACCGGGCCCCAACGGCGGTCTGACGCCGGCCGGCAAGTTGGACGAACCGCTGATTGTTCGTCCGACCAGCGAAACGATTATCGGCGCGATGTACGCCAAATGGGTTCAGTCGTATCGCGATTTGCCGATCCTGATCAATCAATGGGCCAATGTGGTCCGCTGGGAACTGCGGACACGCATGTTTTTGCGGACGACCGAGTTCCTGTGGCAAGAAGGTCACACGGCGCATGCGACCGCCGAAGAGGCGATCGCTGAAACAAGGCAAATGCTGGAGGTTTACGCCGACTTCGCCGAAAACTACATGGCGATGCCGGTCATTAAAGGCGAGAAGACTTCGTGGGAGCGTTTTCCTGGCGCTTCGATGACCCTGAGCATCGAATCGATGATGCAGGATCGCAAAGCGCTGCAGGCCGGGACTTCTCACTTTTTGGGACAAAACTTCTCGAAGGCGCAGGAGATCAAGTTCCAAACGCAGGAAGGGACCGAGGAGTTCGCCTGGACCACTTCGTGGGGCGTTTCGACTCGCCTGGTCGGCGGCTTGATCATGACGCACAGCGACGACGACGGCCTGATCGTGCCGCCGCGTCTAGCGCCCAAACATATCGTGCTGCTGCCGATTTATCGCAATGACGAAGAGCGTGCCGCCGTGCTGGCCTACGTTGATCAACTCAACTCGGCCCTAAAGGGGGTTCAGTACCACGGAGCGCCGGTTCGCGTGTTGATTGACGATCGCGATATCCGCGGCGGCGAGAAGACCTGGCAGCACATTAAAAAAGGGGTGCCGCTGCGTGCTGAGATCGGCCCGCGCGATGTCGCTAGCGACAGCGTCTTTTTGGCCCGCCGCGACCAATCCCCCAAGGACAAAAAAGGGACGCCCAAGGCCGAACTTATCGCGACGATTACGACGCTGCTGGACGAGATCCAAAGCAATCTGTTCGAGCGGGCGAAGAAGTTGCGCGACGACAACAGTCGCACGATCGACAAGCTGGAAGAGTTGGTCGCCTACTTTACGCCGAAGAACGAAGATCGCCCTGAGATCCACGGCGGTTTCGCTTATTGCCACTGCGCTGATGACAAAGCGGTCGAAGAAGCGCTGAAGAAGCTAAAGCTGACGGTTCGCTGCATTCCGATCGAAGGAGAAGACGAACCGGGCGAATGCATCTTCACCGGCAAGCCGGCCCAGCGTCGTGCGGTGATCGCCAAAGCGTATTGA
- a CDS encoding DUF1573 domain-containing protein — MRPLLVLVVSLFIGVAIGAASTLPQWTASNDFGSVTQPQVERVQSSNDPMPNAVIVGDAVFEFGKMNVDATEKHTFMIRNDGDAPLQLEEAGTTCKCTLSTLAKKMIPPGETVEVELEWHPISYAESFMQTATLRTNDPRKPELELRIHGAVVRAIYMNPNEVNFGHVTAGDDLSASVDVVSVVSDDFQLTDVKLVGDESGKATAKILPLSPEELKATDGGLSGGKVEIFLPQGLPIGATKFRAEISTNDPEAKMLTLPISVQVGGDINFISAVKINQDKNVMMLGTISGEKGKKVLVNVLVKGPHRDETELSVTKVFPDFMQAKLGEKKKLNKTAIVYPLTLSIPPDTASASFLGGETGKLGEIRLGVKGNPQTEEVSLRLYFAVE; from the coding sequence ATGCGACCTTTGCTTGTTCTGGTTGTTAGTCTGTTTATCGGCGTCGCGATTGGCGCCGCTTCCACGCTTCCTCAGTGGACTGCGTCCAATGATTTTGGATCGGTCACGCAACCGCAGGTCGAGCGCGTGCAATCGTCCAATGATCCGATGCCCAACGCGGTCATCGTGGGCGACGCGGTCTTTGAGTTTGGCAAAATGAATGTCGACGCGACCGAAAAGCACACGTTCATGATTCGCAACGACGGCGACGCGCCGCTGCAACTGGAAGAAGCCGGCACCACTTGCAAGTGCACGCTCAGCACGTTGGCCAAGAAGATGATACCTCCCGGCGAAACGGTGGAGGTAGAACTGGAGTGGCACCCGATCTCCTACGCCGAATCCTTCATGCAAACGGCGACCTTGCGAACCAACGACCCGCGCAAACCAGAGTTGGAACTACGGATTCACGGCGCAGTCGTGCGAGCGATCTACATGAACCCCAACGAGGTGAATTTTGGTCACGTTACCGCCGGTGATGACCTCTCGGCCTCCGTTGACGTCGTCTCGGTCGTGAGCGACGATTTCCAGCTGACCGACGTCAAGCTGGTCGGCGATGAATCGGGAAAAGCGACGGCGAAGATTCTTCCGCTCAGCCCTGAAGAATTAAAAGCGACCGACGGAGGCCTTAGCGGCGGCAAAGTAGAAATCTTTCTTCCCCAAGGTTTGCCGATTGGCGCTACCAAGTTTCGTGCCGAGATTTCGACCAACGATCCCGAAGCCAAAATGCTGACGTTGCCGATCTCGGTTCAAGTGGGCGGCGACATCAATTTCATCTCGGCGGTCAAGATTAACCAAGATAAGAATGTCATGATGCTGGGGACCATCTCTGGCGAAAAAGGGAAAAAAGTCTTGGTCAACGTGTTGGTCAAAGGGCCCCATCGTGACGAGACCGAATTGAGCGTTACGAAAGTGTTTCCCGATTTCATGCAGGCGAAATTGGGCGAAAAAAAGAAGCTGAACAAAACGGCCATCGTCTATCCGCTCACTCTTTCGATCCCCCCCGATACGGCCTCTGCCTCCTTTTTGGGAGGGGAAACCGGCAAATTAGGTGAGATTCGTCTGGGAGTGAAGGGAAATCCACAAACCGAAGAAGTCAGCTTACGGCTCTATTTCGCAGTGGAGTAA
- a CDS encoding O-antigen ligase family protein yields the protein MKRRKSTSFPPSASSPAVSAQTPPATPSFEWFSLLLCGYVACLTVLTPLIGSEGPVGRGVELPWVLMWIWALALWAIGGVLSGQLSIVWSKWESLLLALLAWMAIGVPMVAGSGEVRPAINQFWTYAGLIIAYFLYRQLFRSAAYKRALIAIVIATVALCATYAIYQYRVEIPQMQADYLADKVQGRRDAGIMGSDDDPQVKNFESRLMSTEPASTFTLTNSLAGFLAVGLILTAGVAIQQIRERSYLQAAVLAVILCLLCGTLILTKSRTAVLAVVAGIGLWGLLASSLRRHLPWKYLVGGVLLLAIAVGGGFASGLLDREVFTEAPKSVLYRLQYWQGALDVTAERPLFGCGLGNFQSFYPRYMPASASETIADPHNFLLEIAASAGVPAVLLLLGFIAVWLLRFPTGNQAEPTSDTSPEVKSEESPDASIVPIFGGALAACLLAPPIRAVMQGEAPIWMMWIGLPFALAVAWATYGWSRQGTLDLLTLRIAAIVLMINLLAAGGVSFPAVALWLWLIWGLTLGDDKDQTLQLEAFSPRAGVALAAVVLLYGMVTVGLFPVMSSFNDLYGLVNQSFSDQVRLANAASAADPYSVDGPQFLANAYFQAWKSRPDPPYVNGAQQAVAETLRRSPRNVSLQSWIANNYWELYQKYKDPAILKLAIERQENVCRDFPTRGYHHVELAQMYAAAGRNQEAAQQATEALRLDAMHDHSELKLENRRFDDDRSVLTVMQELAQSAGEEKNRKPKS from the coding sequence ATGAAACGCCGCAAGTCGACATCCTTTCCACCGAGTGCATCTTCGCCGGCGGTAAGTGCACAGACGCCGCCTGCGACTCCCAGTTTCGAGTGGTTTTCGCTCCTCCTTTGCGGCTATGTCGCTTGCTTGACGGTGCTGACCCCGCTGATCGGCAGCGAAGGTCCGGTCGGCCGCGGAGTCGAGCTTCCGTGGGTGCTGATGTGGATCTGGGCGTTGGCCTTATGGGCGATCGGCGGCGTGCTGAGCGGCCAGTTGAGCATCGTCTGGTCGAAGTGGGAATCGCTGCTGTTGGCGCTGCTCGCCTGGATGGCGATCGGCGTTCCGATGGTCGCCGGCAGCGGCGAAGTTCGCCCGGCGATCAATCAGTTTTGGACCTATGCCGGGCTAATCATCGCTTATTTTTTGTATCGGCAATTGTTTCGTTCCGCGGCTTACAAGCGTGCGTTGATCGCGATCGTGATCGCGACGGTGGCGTTGTGCGCGACCTACGCGATCTATCAGTACCGGGTCGAAATTCCCCAGATGCAGGCCGATTATCTGGCGGACAAAGTACAAGGTCGGCGTGACGCGGGAATCATGGGGAGCGATGATGATCCTCAGGTGAAGAACTTTGAGTCGCGCCTCATGAGCACCGAACCGGCGTCGACCTTCACGCTGACCAACTCCTTGGCTGGATTTTTAGCGGTTGGTTTGATCCTTACCGCGGGCGTCGCCATCCAGCAGATTCGAGAGCGATCGTATCTTCAGGCCGCCGTATTAGCCGTCATCCTATGTCTGCTTTGCGGCACACTGATTTTGACGAAAAGCCGTACCGCCGTCTTGGCGGTTGTCGCCGGTATTGGCTTGTGGGGGCTATTGGCCAGCAGTTTGCGGCGGCATCTCCCTTGGAAATATCTGGTCGGCGGCGTGTTGCTGTTGGCGATCGCGGTGGGGGGCGGATTCGCCAGCGGATTGCTGGATCGCGAAGTTTTTACCGAAGCGCCCAAGTCGGTCCTGTATCGTTTGCAATACTGGCAAGGGGCGCTCGACGTCACAGCCGAGCGCCCGTTGTTTGGGTGCGGTCTTGGCAACTTCCAGTCGTTCTACCCTCGCTATATGCCGGCTTCGGCGAGTGAGACGATCGCCGATCCACACAACTTTTTGCTAGAGATCGCGGCATCGGCCGGCGTTCCGGCGGTTCTCCTGTTGCTCGGCTTCATCGCGGTTTGGCTGCTCCGTTTTCCGACCGGAAATCAAGCAGAGCCGACAAGCGACACGTCGCCGGAGGTGAAGTCCGAGGAGTCCCCGGATGCGAGCATCGTGCCGATCTTTGGGGGCGCATTGGCTGCTTGTCTGCTTGCGCCGCCGATTCGCGCCGTGATGCAAGGCGAGGCTCCGATCTGGATGATGTGGATCGGGCTTCCCTTTGCGCTGGCGGTCGCTTGGGCGACTTACGGTTGGTCGCGGCAGGGAACCCTCGACCTACTGACGCTGCGCATCGCGGCGATCGTCTTGATGATCAATCTGTTGGCTGCCGGCGGCGTCAGCTTTCCTGCGGTCGCGCTGTGGCTATGGTTGATCTGGGGTTTGACGCTGGGGGATGATAAAGATCAAACGCTGCAGCTCGAAGCATTTTCGCCTCGTGCCGGCGTCGCTTTGGCTGCTGTGGTGCTGCTGTATGGGATGGTGACGGTGGGGTTGTTTCCCGTCATGTCGTCGTTCAATGATCTCTATGGCTTAGTCAATCAAAGCTTTTCGGATCAGGTGCGTTTGGCCAATGCCGCATCGGCGGCCGATCCGTATAGCGTGGATGGTCCGCAGTTTTTAGCGAACGCCTATTTTCAAGCGTGGAAGTCGCGCCCCGATCCTCCCTATGTCAACGGAGCGCAACAGGCAGTCGCCGAGACGTTGCGGCGCAGTCCGCGCAACGTCAGTCTGCAGAGTTGGATTGCGAACAATTACTGGGAGCTCTACCAAAAGTACAAGGACCCCGCGATTTTAAAGTTGGCGATCGAACGCCAGGAAAACGTCTGTCGCGACTTCCCCACTCGGGGGTACCATCATGTGGAGCTTGCCCAAATGTACGCCGCCGCCGGTCGAAATCAGGAGGCCGCTCAGCAGGCGACCGAAGCGCTTCGCCTGGACGCGATGCATGACCATAGCGAGCTAAAACTCGAAAATCGCCGATTTGACGACGACCGCTCGGTTCTGACGGTCATGCAAGAACTGGCCCAATCGGCGGGTGAAGAGAAAAATCGAAAGCCGAAGTCCTAA